Below is a window of Sulfitobacter sp. SK012 DNA.
GGCATTCTAGTGGTTGAAACGGTTATCGTTTTTGGAGGCACAACACTTTTGTCACGCAGCGCGTAACGCGTCGCTCTGGACACCCCACTGCGCACTGATAATGTGCCGGAAATAACTTGTACCGGAGCGCAACAGATGTCCCTTGATGCCGTTTTATCCCAGATTGACGATGACCTGCCCCATGCGTTGGAGCGCCTGCTAGACCTGCTGCGCATCAAGTCGATCTCAACCGATCCTGCCTTCAAGGGCGATTGCGACAGCGCAGCCGATTGGCTGGTGGCTGACCTTGCCACACTGGGCATCGACGCGGAAAAGCGCCCTACCCCGGGTCATCCGATGGTTGTGGGCCATGTGGGCCCGGAAAACGGCAAACCGCATCTGCTTTTTTACGGTCACTATGATGTTCAACCGGTCGATCCGCTGAACCTCTGGGATTGTGACCCGTTTGATCCGCAGATTGAGGACACAAAAGCGGGCCGCGTTATCCGGGGGCGTGGATCATCCGATGACAAAGGCCAGTTGATGACGTTTATCGAGGCATTGCGCGCATGGAAGGCTGTTAAAGGCGATTGGCCGTGCCGCATTACGTTCTTTTTTGAGGGCGAAGAAGAATCAGGTTCGCCGTCCTTGGTGCCTTTCATGAAAGATAACGCTGAAGAGTTGAAATCAGACATCGCTCTGATTTGTGACACCGGCCTTTTTGAAAGCCGCACACCCGCCATCGTCACCATGCTGCGCGGGTTGTTGGGCGAAGAGTTGACCATCACAGCACCTGATAAGGACCTCCATTCGGGCATGTATGGTGGCATTGCGATGAACCCCATTCGCGTTTTGACACGCATCATTGCGTCCCTGCATGACGATCAAGGGCGCGTGACCGTGCCCGGTTTCTACGACGACGTCCCTGACCTGCCCGATGATCTTGAGGCACAGTGGCAGGGACTTTCGTTTGATCACGCCAAATTCCTTGGCGATGTGGGTCTTTCGCATCCCGCCGGCGAACAGGACCGCACGCCACTAGAGATGATCTGGTCGCGGCCTACCTGTGATGTGAACGGCATTTGGGGTGGCTATGAGGGCGACGGGTTCAAAACGGTTTTGCCCTCAAAGGCCCATGCGAAGATCAGCTTTCGCCTTGTGGGCAACCAAAACGCCCCTGCGATCCGCGAAAGTTTCCGTGCGATGGTTGAGGGCATGTTGCCACCAGATTGCACCGCCGAATGGAAAGGCCACGGTGCCAGCGGCGCATCCGCGGTTGAAACATCCGACCCAATGTTTGAGGCCGCACGCAAAGCGCTCAGCGAAGAATGGGGCATCCCGGCAGCCTATGTGGGCTGCGGCGGTTCAATCCCGATCGGAGGTCATTTCCAGACCATATTGGGCACCGAACCAATGCTGGTAGGCTTCGGCAAGGATGACGACCAAATCCACTCACCGAATGAAAAATACGACGTTGAGAGTTTTCACAAAGGCATCCGCAGCTGGGCACGGATTCTCGACGCTGTGACATAAGATGACGGCGACGATCATCCCTGGCTTTTCGGGCCATGTGGCCGATGCGAACGGCCAACAGATCGCCTATGCGCGTGGTGGCAGTGGCCCGGCGGTTCTGCTGCTGCACGGATTTCCGCAAACCCATGCCATGTGGCACGCCATCGCGCCGATCCTAGCCGAGCATTTTACGGTGATTGCGGCCGATTTGCGCGGCTATGGGGCCAGCAGCAAACCTGACGGGGCCGAAAATTACAGTTTTCGCGAGATGGCCGGCGATCAGGTGGCGCTGATGGCCGCGCTGGGGTTTGATCAGTTTCATCTGGTTGGCCACGACCGGGGCGCACGGACGGCGCACCGACTGGCACTGGATCATGAAGCCGCCGTAAAGAGCCTGACAGTGATGGATATTGTCCCGACGCATTTGCTGCTTGATGAACTCAGCACGCGGGTCGCACGCGCTTATTACCATTGGTTTTTTCTCGCTCAACCTGCTCCGTTCCCAGAAACTCTGATTGGCCATGACCCTGATGCCTATTATGAGAGCTGCCTGTTGGGTTGGGGTGCTGCACAGCTGTCAGATTTCGACCCTGCCGCGCTGGAGGCCTACCGCTCAGCCTGGCGCGAACCCGCTGCTATCGCGGGCATGTGCAACGATTACCGCGCGGCGCTGGACGTGGATTTCGACCATGACATCGTTGATCTGGCCCGACGTGTCAAAGCCCCGTCCTTGGTGATGTACGGTGCCGATGGGGCCATGGCAAAAGCCTATGATGTACCTGCAACATGGGCAGATAGACTGGCTGATATGCGCAGTGTCGCGGTCCCCGGCGGGCATTTCTTTCCTGATCAGCACCCGAACAAAACGGCCCATGCGCTCTTGGATTTCTTGCGTTAGATCACGCCGTCAAATCGATCCGGCAGGACATATTGCGTCCCATGGTCAGGTCGGTCGAATTGATAATATCCGGTGTCACCACGAGGCTTGAAACTGCGATGCATCTTGCGGCGCAGCGGGCGCATGTCAAAGCCCTCTACCAGTTCCAGATCAGCAAAAGCATCAAAAACAGCGCGATCTTCGCCGCGCGCTTCTGAATACCAATGTCGACCAATCGAGGCCTCTTTGATATCACCGCCAACTTCTTGGGTGATGGCATTGCGGCGATCCATGGCTTCTGCGTAATTGTCAAAATCGCAAAACTTCAGGTGCATCAGATACAGCACATCTGGCGTATAGATCTTGCGTTCCTGCGCAAAATGGCCGCCCCGCGAGAGTTTAGTCGGGGTCGAAACGATACAAGGTTTGGAATAATGCGGCGCCGGGCGGACGTGACTGCGTGGGCCAAGGATTGTCTCATCGATGGCATCCGTTTCAAGATCAACGCGGTGAATCACCTCCAACCCCAAAGGTGTCAGTACCCGACCCTCTGCCGCTTCTTCGAGAAACTCACGCAAATTCAAACCCGCGTCCGGATCGACAACCACCAATTCGTCCACATCGCCTACAATCACGTGGCGGTAATACCGGCGCAACCCGCCAACGAGGTTGTTCAAAAGCCCCCAACGCTTGATGTCAAAATTCTTGTGCGGATCGCCAGGAATGCCGATCACGTTGCACCCTTGTGCCAGTTCAGCCACCTGCTCGCCCCGCCCGTGGTTGATCACGTAGCAGTTTTCACGTCCCAACAGATTGCCATAATGGCGCAACCAAGCGCGCATAAAAAACGCGTCGTCGCGCACCATCGTTACCGCAGCCGCTGTCTGCATTGCATCACCTGCCCGTTTTTATTTGCCTGCGCTCGCACCCTAGCCCATCGCCTGTTACAAGGGAATCATATGTTGCATCCGAGGACAAACCCCTGATCCCTCCCGATTTTCATCTAACTGGTTTTCATTCCAGCCGCCCTTCTAAGGCCCCGATCACGCGGTTTCAGGTGCTGGGAGAGCGGTCGTCGGGTACAAATTTTGTCAAACGCCTGTTGGGGCGTAACTCCTCTTTGATACCCACAGAGGATTTGGGGTGGAAACACGGCTTTCCCCATGCCGCGGCGATTCCCCAAGATTTGGCGGTGATCTGTATGGTCAGGCGTGCCGACAGTTGGGCGCTATCAATGCATAAAAAGCCTTGGCACACGGTCCCTGCCCTTCAGACATTGGCATTTCAGGATTTTATCCGCGCGCGGTGGCATACGGTCGTGGATCATGAACGCTACTTTGCCGGAGCGGTGGAAGCAGGTCAGCTTGGCCGCCCGTTGCAGTTTGACCGCCATCCCCTTACCGGGCAGACTTTTCCTAATTTATTTGCCCTGCGGCGCGCCAAAATGACCGGGTTGCTCAGTTACCTGCGGCGTGATTGCACGTGCATCTTGCTTAGCACAGAAACCGCCCAAGCGGTGCCCGAAGCAACGGTCGACGCTCTGCTCGCAGCCTTGGGCCAGCCGCTGCGAAAGACTGAGTTTGCGCCCGTTCACAAGCGCTTGGGGTCAAAGTTCATGGCGGCCGTTCCCGAACGTCCCAACACGCCGCGGCTGATGGGCGTGCATGGGATTCGCTTTTTGCGCGCGCAGCTTGACCTGAAAGTTGAGGCCGCATTGGGTTACCGCTACGGCGAAGACGCTCTTTAGGCCCGATGGGGCTTAGATCACTGAGAAACCAATTCATGGAAACGAAAAAAGGGCCCTCTGAGAGGACCCTTTTCAAGCAGCGGTGGCGCGGTTGACGGGGCTCGAACCCGCGACCCCCGGCGTGACAGGCCGGAGCAACAATTTCTAAACCCCTGCTACAAAAGGAAAAATATATATGTATAAATGACTTACAGTGATATCTTGTTACTAAGTTACTGTTATAAATAACATAAAAATGAGGCGGCTGTGACAGGATATGGCCAGTATTGCACTGACAACACGTCAGTGAACGATGATATCCTATTAAAGCCATCATGTAGGCCAAGATGTTGGATTGGCCGACATCATCGCCCCTTATCACCAGAATGTTTGGCTTGTCGGCCTGCACCCAAGCGGGAACTGCAAACGACACTGCGGCAACGTGTATCCGTGCCCAAGCGTTCTTCGTCAGTACGCCCCTTCGGCAATTATTGGGGTGAACTCACATGCAACAGGATCATCGGCGCATCACGGGATTTGCCTCAATCGATAATACCGCACAGCAACAAAAACGCGTCCTTTCCCGCTAGGACAGGTTTGACAGCATAGATCAGATCGATACTGAAGATTTGCGCCCCCAATGGAGCTTTTACTGTCTCGTACCAAAGGGCTTATGCTTGCGAGCGAAATGTCGACCCAAGGTTCATGCCGTTTTTTGAGGATGACTATGATCTGATCGCACAAGACTGCCAACAGCGAGGCAGCCTGAGGCGCTCACAGGAGATGATCAGAACTCTCGCAAATTTACGGCA
It encodes the following:
- a CDS encoding M20/M25/M40 family metallo-hydrolase, translating into MSLDAVLSQIDDDLPHALERLLDLLRIKSISTDPAFKGDCDSAADWLVADLATLGIDAEKRPTPGHPMVVGHVGPENGKPHLLFYGHYDVQPVDPLNLWDCDPFDPQIEDTKAGRVIRGRGSSDDKGQLMTFIEALRAWKAVKGDWPCRITFFFEGEEESGSPSLVPFMKDNAEELKSDIALICDTGLFESRTPAIVTMLRGLLGEELTITAPDKDLHSGMYGGIAMNPIRVLTRIIASLHDDQGRVTVPGFYDDVPDLPDDLEAQWQGLSFDHAKFLGDVGLSHPAGEQDRTPLEMIWSRPTCDVNGIWGGYEGDGFKTVLPSKAHAKISFRLVGNQNAPAIRESFRAMVEGMLPPDCTAEWKGHGASGASAVETSDPMFEAARKALSEEWGIPAAYVGCGGSIPIGGHFQTILGTEPMLVGFGKDDDQIHSPNEKYDVESFHKGIRSWARILDAVT
- a CDS encoding alpha/beta fold hydrolase — its product is MTATIIPGFSGHVADANGQQIAYARGGSGPAVLLLHGFPQTHAMWHAIAPILAEHFTVIAADLRGYGASSKPDGAENYSFREMAGDQVALMAALGFDQFHLVGHDRGARTAHRLALDHEAAVKSLTVMDIVPTHLLLDELSTRVARAYYHWFFLAQPAPFPETLIGHDPDAYYESCLLGWGAAQLSDFDPAALEAYRSAWREPAAIAGMCNDYRAALDVDFDHDIVDLARRVKAPSLVMYGADGAMAKAYDVPATWADRLADMRSVAVPGGHFFPDQHPNKTAHALLDFLR
- a CDS encoding glycosyltransferase family 2 protein, coding for MQTAAAVTMVRDDAFFMRAWLRHYGNLLGRENCYVINHGRGEQVAELAQGCNVIGIPGDPHKNFDIKRWGLLNNLVGGLRRYYRHVIVGDVDELVVVDPDAGLNLREFLEEAAEGRVLTPLGLEVIHRVDLETDAIDETILGPRSHVRPAPHYSKPCIVSTPTKLSRGGHFAQERKIYTPDVLYLMHLKFCDFDNYAEAMDRRNAITQEVGGDIKEASIGRHWYSEARGEDRAVFDAFADLELVEGFDMRPLRRKMHRSFKPRGDTGYYQFDRPDHGTQYVLPDRFDGVI